A genomic segment from uncultured Desulfuromonas sp. encodes:
- the holB gene encoding DNA polymerase III subunit delta' → MTFANIIGHDRQKKLLRQAWNNQRMAHAYLFTGAEGIGKRLMATALVRLIFCENQTGCGTCAGCRRIDHNNHPDLHILEPEGSFIKIDAIRELQRELQHPPLEAPRRICLIDGADKMNPAAGNALLKTLEEPRRDVMLILISAHPEAVLETIRSRCQQLPFSRLDQSMISQVLKQQGFSEDECRILASLSEGSLKKALGNDRDFYLEQRKVLFKAVCTLTPGSIVPMLDQAEKWAAEKEQLEDLGTILLSCYRDVFLVVSQGSNSLLANSDLKERIVHQAAKESLTSIQHKLEALLEFQNHLRRNVNRQLAVERLLIRLSQTKTAA, encoded by the coding sequence ATGACGTTTGCCAATATCATCGGCCATGATCGGCAAAAAAAATTGCTGCGGCAGGCGTGGAACAACCAACGCATGGCACACGCCTATTTATTCACTGGAGCAGAGGGAATCGGCAAGCGACTGATGGCCACCGCTCTGGTGCGTCTAATCTTCTGCGAAAACCAGACCGGTTGTGGCACATGCGCCGGATGCCGTCGAATTGACCACAATAACCATCCGGATCTGCACATTCTTGAACCGGAAGGCAGTTTCATCAAGATTGATGCGATTCGTGAACTGCAAAGGGAACTTCAGCATCCCCCGTTGGAAGCACCTCGTCGCATCTGCCTGATTGATGGCGCGGACAAAATGAATCCGGCAGCAGGCAACGCTCTACTGAAAACCCTTGAAGAACCCCGACGGGATGTCATGCTGATCTTGATCAGTGCACATCCTGAAGCGGTTCTTGAAACCATCCGTTCACGCTGCCAGCAACTGCCCTTTTCCCGTCTCGACCAGAGCATGATCTCTCAGGTTCTCAAACAGCAGGGTTTCAGTGAGGATGAATGCCGTATCCTTGCCTCATTATCCGAAGGTAGCCTCAAAAAAGCTCTCGGCAATGATCGTGATTTCTACCTTGAGCAGCGTAAAGTCCTGTTTAAAGCGGTCTGCACCTTGACTCCTGGCAGCATCGTCCCCATGTTGGACCAGGCTGAAAAATGGGCGGCAGAGAAGGAACAGCTGGAAGACCTTGGGACGATTCTTCTCAGTTGCTATCGCGATGTCTTTCTCGTCGTCAGTCAGGGCTCCAACTCTCTTCTCGCCAACAGTGATCTGAAAGAACGCATTGTTCATCAGGCAGCAAAAGAATCGCTGACATCCATTCAACACAAGCTAGAAGCCTTGCTGGAGTTTCAAAATCACCTGCGCCGCAATGTCAACCGACAACTGGCGGTTGAACGTCTGCTGATCCGCCTCAGCCAAACCAAAACTGCCGCATGA
- the infA gene encoding translation initiation factor IF-1: MAKEEAIEVEGTVIEPLPNAMFRVKLDNDHVVLAHISGKMRKFYIRILPGDRVTVELSPYDLTRGRITYREK, from the coding sequence TTGGCAAAGGAAGAAGCAATTGAAGTAGAAGGTACAGTCATTGAGCCACTGCCCAATGCCATGTTTCGTGTCAAGCTGGACAATGATCATGTTGTTCTGGCCCACATTTCCGGGAAAATGCGCAAATTTTATATCCGTATTCTGCCCGGTGACCGTGTGACTGTTGAGCTGTCACCCTATGATCTGACACGTGGCCGGATCACCTACCGGGAAAAATAA
- a CDS encoding response regulator: MAKRTILVVEDEESLLKLESILLTSKGYEVIGVPNGLAALEVLEKEKVDLVLLDIMLPEIDGFEVCRRIKENPETRKLPVIMLTAKKSHEDMSRGDEVGADWYVTKPFKSAKVIETIERFIEGTP; encoded by the coding sequence GTGGCGAAACGAACCATACTTGTAGTTGAAGATGAAGAAAGTCTGTTGAAACTGGAAAGTATTCTGCTGACTTCCAAGGGGTATGAAGTGATTGGTGTCCCGAATGGATTAGCGGCGTTGGAAGTCCTGGAAAAGGAAAAGGTCGATCTGGTTCTGCTTGATATTATGCTTCCGGAGATCGACGGTTTTGAAGTGTGTCGTCGTATTAAGGAAAACCCGGAGACACGTAAATTGCCGGTGATTATGTTGACGGCCAAGAAGAGTCATGAGGATATGTCACGTGGTGATGAAGTTGGAGCTGATTGGTATGTCACCAAGCCATTCAAATCGGCTAAAGTCATTGAGACCATCGAGCGTTTCATCGAGGGAACTCCTTAA
- the rnc gene encoding ribonuclease III — MDFDKQLTEFEEQLGYRFEDRRYLQTALIHKSYANEQLRDPAACNERQEFLGDAVLDLVMADYLFRTYPQLPEGELSRIRSELVSAKALAKLARRLDLGPCLQLGRGERRSGGQDKDNLLADALEAVFGAIFLDAGWDVACEVLGSLFEGTAVRVARRKSLDYKTRFQELAQARFGVAPDYELVATEGPDHQREYTVVVSCEGRQLGQGRGGSKKAAQQQAACQALQVLDDECDCGTDVPAVD; from the coding sequence GTGGATTTTGATAAACAGCTGACTGAGTTTGAAGAACAATTAGGCTATCGGTTTGAGGATCGACGCTATTTACAGACGGCATTGATCCATAAATCCTATGCCAATGAGCAACTGCGTGATCCCGCTGCCTGTAACGAGCGACAGGAATTCCTTGGTGATGCGGTTCTTGACCTGGTCATGGCGGATTACCTGTTTCGTACGTATCCGCAGCTGCCGGAAGGCGAGTTGTCGCGGATTCGATCTGAATTGGTCAGTGCAAAGGCTTTGGCCAAACTGGCAAGGCGTCTTGATCTCGGACCCTGTCTGCAATTAGGTCGCGGAGAACGCCGCAGTGGTGGACAGGATAAAGATAACCTGCTGGCCGATGCTTTAGAGGCGGTATTTGGCGCTATTTTTCTTGATGCCGGCTGGGATGTCGCCTGTGAGGTTCTGGGTTCTCTGTTTGAAGGCACGGCAGTGCGTGTTGCACGCAGGAAATCGCTGGATTATAAAACCCGCTTCCAGGAACTGGCTCAGGCACGCTTTGGTGTCGCACCCGATTATGAGCTCGTGGCAACAGAGGGCCCTGACCACCAACGCGAATATACGGTGGTGGTTTCATGTGAAGGGCGCCAATTAGGGCAAGGGCGCGGTGGCAGTAAAAAAGCCGCCCAACAGCAGGCGGCCTGCCAGGCGTTGCAGGTACTTGATGACGAATGTGACTGCGGGACGGATGTGCCCGCTGTCGATTGA
- the tmk gene encoding dTMP kinase, whose product MGRFITFEGIEGCGKTTQIRLLAETLRHQGHDVIETREPGGCDIADQIRAVLLDAKNSRMTCPTELLLYAAARAQHVSEVIRPALEAGKTVLCDRFCDATLAYQGYGRQLDIAQITTLNDYACQGIWPDMTLLLDLPVEIGLGRARQRNEQHAGPNEDRFEQESLDFHQRIRDAYLHLAAEEPQRFQTIDASGSPQMVAERIASTMTTSLSSDVQR is encoded by the coding sequence ATGGGACGATTCATTACATTTGAAGGCATTGAAGGCTGTGGCAAAACCACCCAGATTCGCCTTCTGGCAGAGACATTGCGTCATCAGGGGCACGATGTTATTGAAACACGTGAGCCGGGAGGCTGCGATATTGCCGACCAGATTCGCGCCGTGTTGCTTGACGCAAAGAATAGCCGCATGACCTGCCCCACTGAGCTACTACTTTACGCTGCGGCCCGAGCGCAACATGTTTCCGAGGTGATTCGCCCGGCGCTTGAGGCCGGTAAAACAGTGCTCTGTGATCGTTTTTGCGATGCCACACTTGCCTATCAGGGCTATGGGCGACAACTGGACATTGCCCAGATCACGACACTCAATGACTATGCCTGTCAGGGCATCTGGCCGGACATGACACTGCTGCTCGACCTGCCCGTAGAAATTGGTCTTGGTCGTGCCCGCCAACGCAATGAACAACATGCCGGCCCCAATGAAGATCGCTTCGAACAGGAATCCCTCGACTTCCATCAGCGTATTCGTGATGCGTATCTGCATCTGGCGGCAGAAGAGCCACAACGATTTCAAACTATTGATGCTTCTGGGAGTCCTCAGATGGTGGCCGAACGGATTGCTTCCACGATGACAACCTCTCTCTCTTCGGACGTTCAGCGATGA
- the der gene encoding ribosome biogenesis GTPase Der produces MSVVAIVGRPNVGKSTLFNRILGERKAIVEDFPGVTRDRNYADVTRYAKPFTLIDTGGFEPVSEERMLVQMREQSQLAIEEADVILFVMDGRDGLTPSDEEVAVMLRRVDKPVLFIVNKVDGDKQEEQAAEFYALGIEHFFATSAEHGRGMGELMAAILDELPEVKGGEDDSTEVRLAVIGRPNVGKSSLVNKLLGYERVVANPTAGTTRDSVDTPFTYNSQRYVLIDTAGIRRKGKVSQKLEKYSVIQALKGMDRAHVVLVVIDAEEGITEQDLTIAGYAYDRGRAVVLVVNKWDTLTKDNHTMKKFTEEVRGQFKFLSFAPIMFVSALTGQRVAKIMETVEEVATHFNRKISTSELNRVLKEAEEAHPPAMYQGKRVKLFYITQTAVRPPSFTIFVNKEKGVHFSYRRYLANKIRQPFGFTGCPIRITYRDREH; encoded by the coding sequence ATGTCTGTCGTCGCTATCGTCGGCCGCCCCAATGTCGGTAAATCAACCTTGTTTAATCGTATCCTCGGTGAACGAAAAGCCATTGTCGAGGATTTCCCCGGCGTTACCCGGGATCGCAATTATGCCGATGTCACCCGCTATGCCAAGCCGTTCACGCTAATCGATACCGGCGGATTTGAGCCGGTCAGTGAAGAGCGTATGCTGGTCCAGATGCGCGAACAGTCGCAATTGGCTATTGAAGAAGCCGATGTAATTTTGTTTGTCATGGATGGTCGTGACGGCCTGACGCCATCGGATGAAGAGGTCGCCGTGATGTTGCGCCGGGTCGACAAGCCGGTGTTGTTTATTGTCAATAAGGTGGACGGCGATAAACAGGAAGAGCAGGCGGCCGAATTCTATGCCCTAGGGATTGAGCATTTCTTTGCCACTTCTGCTGAGCATGGCCGTGGTATGGGCGAGCTGATGGCCGCCATTCTCGATGAGTTGCCGGAAGTCAAAGGCGGTGAGGATGACAGTACGGAAGTGCGACTGGCCGTGATCGGTCGTCCCAATGTCGGCAAGTCGTCGCTGGTCAACAAGCTTCTCGGTTATGAGCGGGTGGTGGCCAATCCGACAGCGGGAACAACGCGCGACAGTGTCGATACTCCCTTTACGTATAACAGTCAACGTTATGTGTTGATCGATACGGCCGGCATTCGTCGTAAAGGGAAGGTCAGTCAGAAACTGGAGAAGTACTCTGTGATCCAGGCCCTCAAAGGGATGGATCGCGCTCACGTCGTGCTGGTGGTGATTGATGCTGAAGAGGGGATTACCGAACAGGATCTGACCATTGCCGGATACGCGTATGATCGAGGCCGGGCCGTGGTGCTGGTGGTCAACAAATGGGACACCCTGACCAAAGACAACCACACCATGAAAAAGTTTACCGAAGAGGTGCGCGGTCAGTTCAAGTTTTTGTCGTTTGCGCCAATCATGTTTGTCTCTGCCCTGACCGGACAGCGGGTGGCCAAGATTATGGAAACCGTCGAGGAAGTGGCCACGCACTTTAATCGCAAGATTTCGACGTCCGAGCTTAACCGGGTGCTTAAGGAGGCGGAAGAGGCCCATCCTCCGGCGATGTATCAGGGTAAGCGGGTAAAGCTGTTTTATATTACCCAAACCGCTGTACGTCCTCCGAGCTTTACCATCTTTGTCAATAAGGAAAAAGGTGTTCATTTTTCTTATCGCCGCTACCTGGCCAATAAAATCCGCCAGCCATTCGGGTTTACCGGTTGTCCGATACGAATTACCTATCGAGATCGGGAACATTAA
- the metG gene encoding methionine--tRNA ligase — MDKTFYITTPIYYVNDVPHIGHAYTTLACDVLARYKRARGYEVFFLTGTDEHGQKVEKAAIAGGETPLELADRVMQRFAALWQKLNIDNTDFIRTTQQRHKEGVQKMFTQIQEQGDIYLGAYEDWYCTPCETFWTETQLLDGCCPDCGRPTEKLKEESYFFRMSKYQQQLLDHIEANPDFIQPRSRRNEVLSFVREGLRDLSISRTSFSWGIPVPGDDKHVIYVWFDALNNYITALGYPEDKQGNFEKFWPCSVHVIGKDILRFHTVYWPTFLMAAGLPLPEKVFAHGWWTVEGKKMSKSLQNVVEPNMLVDTYGIDPIRYFLLREVPFGLDGDFSHTALIHRINSDLANDLGNLVSRSTAMLSKYFGGTLPAPTAVTEMDQPFIDQFPAKMALIDQQMNDLAFNKALLSIWELISSANKYIDDTAPWALAKDEAQKERLGTVMYNLLEAVRLVGLMVAPFMPDTGKRILEILGQDSSNLMLNSQDQWGGLQAGTIIEKAPPMFPRIEEN; from the coding sequence ATGGACAAGACATTTTACATCACCACTCCCATCTACTACGTCAACGACGTGCCCCATATCGGTCACGCCTATACGACGCTGGCCTGCGATGTTCTCGCCCGTTACAAACGGGCACGCGGTTATGAGGTCTTTTTTCTCACCGGCACGGATGAACACGGCCAGAAAGTCGAAAAAGCCGCTATAGCCGGAGGCGAAACGCCATTGGAGCTCGCCGACCGTGTGATGCAACGCTTTGCTGCACTGTGGCAGAAGCTCAACATTGACAACACCGATTTTATCCGCACCACCCAGCAACGCCATAAAGAGGGTGTGCAAAAAATGTTTACCCAGATTCAGGAACAGGGAGATATCTACCTTGGCGCTTATGAGGACTGGTATTGTACGCCCTGTGAGACGTTCTGGACGGAAACTCAACTTCTCGACGGCTGTTGTCCCGACTGTGGCCGCCCGACGGAGAAACTCAAGGAAGAATCCTACTTCTTCCGCATGAGTAAATACCAGCAACAATTGCTTGACCACATTGAAGCCAACCCTGATTTTATTCAGCCACGATCACGTCGCAACGAAGTCCTCAGCTTTGTACGCGAGGGCCTGCGCGACCTGTCGATCTCCCGCACCAGTTTTTCCTGGGGCATCCCGGTACCGGGTGATGACAAGCACGTTATTTATGTCTGGTTTGATGCGCTGAACAACTACATTACGGCGTTGGGCTACCCGGAAGACAAACAGGGCAATTTTGAAAAATTCTGGCCGTGTAGTGTCCACGTTATCGGTAAGGATATTTTGCGCTTTCACACCGTTTACTGGCCGACCTTCCTCATGGCTGCCGGCCTGCCTCTGCCGGAAAAAGTGTTTGCTCACGGCTGGTGGACTGTCGAAGGCAAAAAGATGAGCAAGAGTCTGCAGAACGTTGTTGAACCCAACATGCTTGTGGATACCTACGGCATCGATCCGATCCGTTACTTTCTGCTGCGCGAAGTGCCATTCGGCCTGGATGGTGACTTCTCCCACACCGCACTGATCCACCGCATCAACTCGGATTTGGCCAACGACCTCGGCAACTTGGTGAGTCGCTCCACCGCCATGCTCAGCAAATATTTCGGCGGTACCCTGCCCGCTCCCACGGCCGTGACCGAGATGGATCAGCCGTTTATCGACCAGTTCCCAGCCAAGATGGCCCTGATCGACCAGCAGATGAACGATCTGGCGTTTAACAAAGCCCTGCTCAGTATCTGGGAGCTGATCAGCAGCGCCAACAAATATATTGACGATACCGCGCCTTGGGCTCTGGCTAAAGATGAAGCCCAGAAAGAGCGTCTCGGCACCGTCATGTACAACCTGCTCGAAGCCGTGCGACTCGTCGGTCTGATGGTGGCACCGTTCATGCCGGACACCGGCAAGCGGATCCTTGAGATCCTCGGTCAGGACAGCAGTAACCTGATGCTCAACAGCCAGGATCAGTGGGGCGGTCTGCAGGCGGGTACAATCATTGAGAAAGCTCCGCCGATGTTCCCGCGTATTGAGGAAAACTGA
- the ricT gene encoding regulatory iron-sulfur-containing complex subunit RicT has product MTQNNEEQPQSQPDETIIATVKFRSAGKQYDFDTNGLELNQGDSVVVETNRGRALGTIARPPQSVRKEDLPQDLKKVLRLATEADHNMAGISASKEKEAFDHCMERIRQRNMPMKLVKSEYLFDGSKIIFYFTADGRVDFRELVKDLAHHFHTRIEMRQIGVRDEAKLIGGIGICGRELCCGTFLTDFHPVSVRMAKQQGLALNPTKISGQCGRLLCCLGYEYDTYCKMAKKLPKPGSKTSLDGQPAEVVSTQTLSQLVTVRCEHKTVTVPLSSLNATKPVQKSDSQENKNESDTEVKDESKNAPKEKKNNAQGGKPQRPARAKAPEGRPNKNKRSGKPAQEKQNRPKKTASGQQTSSPESATEVKQRPPRKQRPNTSGPAKDKAPQQQNTGDNTDSNPDKKPSKRRNRNRRRPPRKP; this is encoded by the coding sequence ATGACACAGAACAACGAGGAACAGCCTCAATCTCAACCAGATGAAACAATTATCGCTACGGTTAAATTCCGTTCGGCTGGAAAACAATACGATTTTGACACCAATGGCCTGGAACTGAATCAGGGGGACAGTGTTGTCGTCGAAACCAACCGAGGTCGCGCTCTTGGCACCATTGCCCGGCCCCCGCAAAGTGTACGCAAAGAGGACCTGCCACAGGATCTGAAAAAAGTCCTGCGTCTAGCCACGGAAGCTGATCACAACATGGCGGGGATCAGTGCCTCCAAAGAAAAAGAAGCGTTCGACCACTGCATGGAGAGAATCCGGCAACGAAACATGCCGATGAAACTGGTTAAATCAGAGTATTTGTTTGACGGTTCCAAGATCATCTTCTATTTCACGGCAGATGGTCGTGTTGATTTTCGGGAATTGGTCAAAGACCTCGCCCACCATTTTCATACCCGCATTGAAATGCGTCAGATCGGTGTACGTGATGAAGCTAAACTGATTGGCGGCATTGGCATTTGTGGCCGCGAACTGTGCTGTGGCACCTTTCTTACTGACTTTCACCCGGTTTCTGTACGGATGGCGAAACAACAGGGTCTTGCCCTCAATCCGACAAAGATTTCCGGACAGTGTGGCCGGCTGTTGTGCTGCCTGGGTTATGAATACGACACCTATTGCAAGATGGCGAAAAAATTGCCCAAGCCGGGTTCCAAAACCTCCCTTGACGGTCAACCCGCTGAAGTGGTCTCCACACAGACGCTAAGCCAATTGGTCACTGTGCGGTGCGAGCACAAAACGGTGACAGTCCCGCTTTCAAGTTTAAATGCGACAAAACCTGTTCAGAAAAGTGACTCGCAAGAAAACAAAAATGAAAGCGACACTGAGGTCAAGGACGAGAGCAAGAACGCTCCAAAAGAGAAAAAAAATAACGCGCAGGGCGGCAAACCTCAGCGTCCGGCTCGCGCTAAAGCCCCTGAAGGTCGGCCTAACAAAAATAAACGCAGTGGAAAACCTGCTCAGGAAAAGCAAAACCGCCCGAAAAAAACAGCTTCGGGACAGCAGACATCATCACCGGAATCCGCAACAGAGGTCAAACAGCGACCACCGCGCAAACAGCGGCCCAACACCAGCGGTCCGGCAAAAGATAAAGCTCCCCAACAGCAGAACACGGGGGACAACACAGACAGCAATCCGGATAAAAAACCCAGTAAACGGCGCAACCGCAACCGACGTCGGCCGCCGCGTAAACCATAG
- the era gene encoding GTPase Era, with amino-acid sequence MTDSDNTPAYRSGFVSIVGRPNVGKSTLLNQILGQKIAITANKPQTTRNRILGIHSEENAQVLFLDTPGIHKATGKLNQYMVDQALSACRGVDVVVFLVEATDRVGGGDDFILDVLGQSDIPVVLVINKVDLVEKDKLLPLIAQYAERFDFKEIIPLSALSGNGVERLVTAVRDMLPEGPPYYPEDMVTDLPERFIVAEMIREKILRKTHQEVPYGVAVQVDSFEERPGKNLIAIQATIYVGRDTHKRILVGKGGSMIRLLGQEARKEIEHFLDARVFLELFVKVKRNWMDSDRFLREFGYE; translated from the coding sequence GTGACAGATTCAGACAATACTCCCGCATATCGATCCGGTTTTGTGTCGATTGTCGGCCGCCCCAATGTCGGTAAATCGACTCTGCTTAATCAGATTCTCGGCCAGAAGATTGCCATTACGGCCAATAAACCGCAGACAACACGCAACCGGATTCTCGGTATCCATAGCGAAGAAAATGCCCAGGTGTTGTTTCTGGATACACCCGGCATCCACAAGGCAACCGGCAAGCTTAATCAATATATGGTCGATCAGGCTCTGTCCGCGTGTCGCGGGGTTGATGTGGTGGTGTTTCTGGTCGAAGCGACGGATCGTGTCGGTGGTGGTGACGATTTTATTCTGGATGTCCTTGGCCAGAGTGATATTCCCGTGGTCCTGGTGATCAATAAGGTGGATCTGGTGGAAAAAGACAAGTTGCTGCCTTTGATTGCTCAGTATGCGGAGCGCTTTGATTTTAAAGAGATTATTCCGCTGTCCGCTCTGAGTGGCAATGGTGTGGAACGCCTTGTCACGGCCGTACGCGATATGTTGCCCGAAGGGCCGCCGTATTATCCCGAAGACATGGTGACCGACCTGCCGGAGCGCTTTATTGTTGCTGAGATGATCCGCGAAAAAATTCTGCGTAAAACCCATCAGGAAGTTCCTTATGGGGTCGCGGTACAGGTCGATAGTTTCGAGGAACGGCCGGGTAAAAATCTGATTGCCATCCAGGCAACCATCTATGTTGGTCGTGACACCCATAAACGGATCCTTGTTGGAAAAGGTGGGAGTATGATCCGTCTCCTCGGCCAGGAAGCGCGAAAAGAAATTGAACATTTTCTCGATGCACGTGTGTTTCTGGAGCTCTTTGTTAAAGTGAAACGAAACTGGATGGATTCTGATCGTTTTCTGCGTGAGTTCGGTTACGAATAA